The following proteins are co-located in the Schistocerca nitens isolate TAMUIC-IGC-003100 chromosome 2, iqSchNite1.1, whole genome shotgun sequence genome:
- the LOC126235612 gene encoding splicing factor 3A subunit 2-like yields the protein MEDGVRQQGTVEELQEVDPDAHPKQPDAHPKQPDAHPKQPDAHPKQPDAHPKQPDAHPKQPDAHPKQPDAHPKQPDAHPKQPDAHPKQPDAHPKQPDAHPKQPDAHPKQPDAHPKQPDAHPKQPDAHPKQPDAHPKQPDAHPKQPDAHPKQPDAHPKQPDAHPKQPDAHPKQPDAHPKQPDAHPKQPDAHPKQPDAHPKQPDAHPKQPDAHPKQPDAHPKQPDAHPKQPDAHPKQPDQPNAKPSGALTLLLSWGSQKATCGVVSNTLTAGTTKPSVMLPLLNTQLNLKFQSKALFNQLLLRAAKYSSLPS from the exons CCCGACGCGCATCCAAAACAGCCCGACGCGCATCCAAAACAGCCCGACGCGCATCCAAAACAGCCCGACGCGCATCCAAAACAGCCCGACGCGCATCCAAAACAGCCCGACGCGCATCCAAAACAGCCCGACGCGCATCCAAAACAGCCCGACGCGCATCCAAAACAGCCCGACGCGCATCCAAAACAGCCCGACGCGCATCCAAAACAGCCCGACGCGCATCCAAAACAGCCCGACGCGCATCCAAAACAGCCCGACGCGCATCCAAAACAGCCCGACGCGCATCCAAAACAGCCCGACGCGCATCCAAAACAGCCCGACGCGCATCCAAAACAGCCCGACGCGCATCCAAAACAGCCCGACGCGCATCCAAAACAGCCCGACGCGCATCCAAAACAGCCCGACGCGCATCCAAAACAGCCCGACGCGCATCCAAAACAGCCCGACGCGCATCCAAAACAGCCCGACGCGCATCCAAAACAGCCCGACGCGCATCCAAAACAGCCCGACGCGCATCCAAAACAGCCCGACGCGCATCCAAAACAGCCCGACGCGCATCCAAAACAGCCCGACGCGCATCCAAAACAGCCCGACGCGCATCCAAAACAGCCCGACGCGCATCCAAAACAGCCCGACGCGCATCCAAAACAGCCCGAC CAACCAAATGCCAAGCCCTCAGGGGCCTTAACACTCCTATTATCATGGGGAAGCCAGAAGGCCACCTGTGGTGTGGTCAGTAATACACTAACTGCTGGCACTACAAAGCCCTCAGTTATGCTGCCGCTGCTCAACACACAACTGAACCTGAAGTTTCAAAGCAAAGCACTTTTCAACCAGCTTCTCTTAAGGGCAGCCAAGTACTCATCATTACCATCATGA